In one window of Pseudorasbora parva isolate DD20220531a chromosome 7, ASM2467924v1, whole genome shotgun sequence DNA:
- the si:dkey-247k7.2 gene encoding uncharacterized protein si:dkey-247k7.2 → MAKCVQLVAVLSLCVLAAVVHAQDVTPPPGIGNQICTFYTQGGTLLLDGPKVFEMMLIEFGRSIQTLTPMVTQQWMDEVDDDHDKRLNMAECAKLVQRVSDSIQRPPPQ, encoded by the exons ATGGCTAAATGTGTCCAGCTGGTGGCAGTGTTGAGCCTGTGTGTGCTGGCTGCTGTGGTGCACGCGCAAG ATGTCACTCCTCCACCTGGCATAGGAAATCAGATCTGCACATTCTACACTCAGGGTGGGACCCTCCTTCTGGACGGGCCAAAGGTCTTTGAAATGATGCTGATCGAGTTTGGAAGGTCAATCCAG ACCTTGACCCCAATGGTGACTCAACAATGGATGGACGAAGTAGATGATGATCATGACAAACGTCTCAACATGGCTGAGTGCGCCAAACTCGTCCAGAGAGTCTCCGACTCCATTCAGAGACCTCCTCCACAGTAA